From one Streptomyces sp. N50 genomic stretch:
- a CDS encoding alpha/beta hydrolase: MARFVRWTALMAAAALLTAGCSGGSSDDGKDGAGAGDAKPSAAGSSSSTTAALPTSLTGQKLDWGRCKATADSAAPSSDWQCATLKVPLDWAKPGGTTIGLALIRSKSTGGDRIGSLLFNFGGPGGSGVDYMPAYATTVSTLHERYDLVSWDPRGVGASEGVRCRSDKAIQATEDIDATPDTPAEEKAYFQDATDFGKGCEKAAGRLMAHVSTTDTARDMDLMRQVLGDTKMHYFGISYGTELGGVYAHLFPKNVGRLILDAVVDPSADSVGHALNQTRGFQRALDDYLKSTDQDPAQGSKKIAALLKQMDAKPLATSTGRKLTETLALTGIVLPLYSKESWPTLTSALNSAEEGDGSELLALADGYNDRDSAGHYGTTTHSQRVISCLDDKQRPTPAQTEKLLPEFEKISPVFGDFLGWDTAGWCHDWPVAGQYDTPEVSAPGAAPILVVGNTGDPATPYEGARKMVDELGKGVGVELTWKGEGHGAYGSGSDCVDSTVDAYLLKGTVPKDGKVCAS, translated from the coding sequence ATGGCGCGATTCGTACGGTGGACGGCCCTGATGGCCGCCGCCGCACTGCTGACGGCCGGCTGTAGCGGCGGCTCGTCCGACGACGGCAAGGACGGCGCGGGCGCGGGGGACGCCAAGCCGTCCGCAGCCGGCTCGTCCTCTTCCACGACGGCCGCGCTGCCCACGTCGCTGACCGGGCAGAAGCTGGACTGGGGGCGCTGCAAGGCCACCGCCGACTCGGCCGCGCCGAGCAGTGACTGGCAGTGCGCGACGCTCAAGGTGCCGCTGGACTGGGCGAAGCCGGGCGGCACCACGATCGGGCTCGCGCTGATCCGCTCCAAGTCGACCGGCGGCGACCGCATCGGCTCACTGCTGTTCAACTTCGGCGGCCCCGGCGGCTCGGGCGTGGACTACATGCCGGCCTACGCCACCACGGTGTCCACGCTGCACGAGCGCTACGACCTGGTGAGTTGGGACCCGCGCGGGGTCGGCGCCAGCGAGGGCGTCCGCTGCCGCAGCGACAAGGCGATCCAGGCCACCGAGGACATCGACGCCACGCCTGACACACCGGCCGAGGAGAAGGCGTACTTCCAGGACGCCACCGACTTCGGCAAGGGCTGCGAGAAGGCCGCCGGGAGGCTGATGGCGCATGTGTCGACGACCGACACGGCCCGCGACATGGACCTGATGCGCCAGGTGCTGGGTGACACGAAGATGCACTACTTCGGCATCTCGTACGGCACCGAACTCGGCGGCGTCTACGCCCACTTGTTCCCGAAGAACGTGGGACGGCTGATCCTGGACGCGGTCGTCGACCCGAGCGCCGACTCGGTGGGCCACGCGCTGAACCAGACCAGGGGCTTCCAGCGAGCGCTGGACGACTACCTCAAGTCGACGGACCAGGACCCGGCTCAGGGCTCCAAGAAGATCGCGGCCCTGCTCAAGCAGATGGATGCCAAGCCGCTGGCGACCTCGACCGGGCGGAAGCTGACCGAGACGCTCGCGCTGACCGGCATCGTCCTGCCCCTGTACAGCAAGGAGAGCTGGCCCACGCTGACCAGCGCCCTGAACTCCGCGGAGGAGGGCGACGGTTCGGAGCTGCTGGCGCTGGCCGACGGCTACAACGACCGTGACAGCGCGGGGCACTACGGCACGACGACCCACTCCCAACGGGTCATATCGTGCTTGGACGACAAGCAGCGGCCGACGCCCGCGCAGACGGAGAAGCTGCTGCCCGAGTTCGAGAAGATCTCCCCCGTGTTCGGCGACTTCCTGGGCTGGGACACGGCCGGGTGGTGTCACGACTGGCCGGTGGCCGGGCAGTACGACACCCCGGAGGTGAGCGCACCGGGTGCGGCGCCGATCCTGGTGGTCGGCAACACCGGGGACCCGGCGACGCCGTACGAGGGCGCCCGCAAGATGGTCGACGAGCTGGGCAAGGGCGTCGGTGTGGAGCTCACCTGGAAGGGCGAGGGACACGGGGCGTACGGGAGCGGGAGCGACTGCGTCGACTCGACGGTGGACGCGTATCTGCTGAAGGGGACGGTGCCCAAGGACGGGAAGGTCTGCGCCTCGTAG
- a CDS encoding spherulation-specific family 4 protein, which translates to MPHLTSATPGTANTGVRTGFGVPGYAHPLVAPTEWGELTRPGTPLDWVVLNVSSGPGARPDPHCLEAAGRLRNTGVRVLGHLDAAHGARTFGDLVSEAHRYRDWYQVDGFLLDRCPPERAALPEARRTVGALREIRDGAHIVLGHGTHPYPGYAECADQLVTFSGPWSDYRWSQVAEWTADYPPERFCHFVHGVPRGHLDEALRIARWQGASTIYFTDRTDHGGRTDPWETMPGYWDEIVSRIGTGVSE; encoded by the coding sequence ATGCCGCATCTGACCAGCGCGACCCCGGGCACCGCGAACACCGGCGTCCGCACCGGCTTCGGCGTCCCCGGCTACGCGCACCCCTTGGTCGCGCCGACCGAATGGGGCGAACTCACCCGACCTGGCACCCCCTTGGACTGGGTCGTCCTCAACGTCTCCTCCGGACCGGGGGCCCGCCCCGACCCGCACTGCCTGGAGGCGGCCGGGCGGCTCCGCAACACCGGCGTCCGCGTCCTCGGCCACCTGGACGCCGCTCATGGCGCGCGCACCTTCGGCGACCTGGTCTCCGAGGCGCACCGCTACCGCGACTGGTACCAGGTCGACGGCTTCCTCCTGGACCGCTGTCCCCCCGAGCGGGCCGCGCTCCCCGAGGCCCGCCGCACGGTCGGCGCGCTCCGCGAGATCCGTGACGGCGCCCACATCGTCCTGGGGCACGGCACCCACCCGTACCCCGGATACGCCGAGTGCGCCGACCAGCTGGTGACCTTCTCCGGCCCCTGGAGCGACTACCGCTGGTCCCAGGTCGCCGAGTGGACCGCGGACTATCCGCCCGAGCGCTTCTGCCACTTCGTGCACGGCGTCCCGCGCGGCCATCTCGACGAGGCGCTGCGCATCGCCCGCTGGCAGGGCGCCTCGACCATCTACTTCACCGACCGCACCGATCACGGCGGCCGCACCGACCCCTGGGAGACCATGCCCGGCTACTGGGACGAGATCGTCTCGCGGATCGGAACGGGTGTCTCGGAATGA
- the moeZ gene encoding adenylyltransferase/sulfurtransferase MoeZ — MSLPPLVEPAAELTVDEVRRYSRHLIIPDVGMDGQKRLKNAKVLCVGAGGLGSPALMYLAAAGVGTLGIVEFDEVDESNLQRQIIHSQADIGRSKAESARDSVLGINPYVNVILHEERLEAENVMDIFSQYDLIVDGTDNFATRYLVNDAAVLLNKPYVWGSIYRFDGQASVFWSEHGPCYRCLYPEPPPPGMVPSCAEGGVLGVLCASIGSIQVTEAIKVLTGIGDPLVGRLMIYDALEMQYRQVKVRKDPNCAVCGPNATVTELIDYEAFCGVVSEEAQQAAAGSTITPKQLKEWIDDGENIEIIDVREVNEYEIVSIPGAKLIPKNEFLMGTALETLPQDKKIVLHCKTGVRSAEVLAVLKSAGFADAVHVGGGVIGWVNQIEPDKPVY; from the coding sequence GTGTCGCTGCCACCCCTGGTCGAGCCGGCTGCCGAGCTCACCGTAGACGAGGTCCGCAGGTACTCCCGCCACCTGATCATCCCCGACGTGGGCATGGACGGGCAGAAGCGGCTGAAGAACGCCAAGGTGCTCTGTGTGGGCGCCGGCGGTCTGGGTTCGCCGGCGCTGATGTACCTGGCCGCGGCGGGCGTGGGCACGCTCGGCATCGTGGAGTTCGACGAGGTCGACGAGTCGAACCTGCAGCGCCAGATCATCCACAGCCAGGCCGACATCGGCCGCTCCAAGGCCGAGTCGGCGCGCGACTCCGTGCTGGGCATCAACCCGTACGTGAACGTGATCCTCCACGAAGAGCGGCTCGAGGCCGAGAACGTGATGGACATCTTCAGCCAGTACGACCTGATCGTCGACGGCACGGACAACTTCGCGACCCGCTACCTGGTCAACGACGCCGCCGTACTGCTGAACAAGCCGTACGTGTGGGGTTCGATCTACCGCTTCGACGGCCAGGCCTCGGTCTTCTGGTCCGAGCACGGCCCCTGCTACCGCTGCCTCTACCCGGAGCCCCCGCCCCCCGGCATGGTCCCCTCCTGCGCCGAGGGCGGCGTCCTGGGCGTGCTGTGCGCGTCCATCGGCTCCATCCAGGTCACCGAGGCGATCAAGGTCCTCACCGGCATCGGCGACCCGCTCGTCGGCCGCCTGATGATCTACGACGCCCTGGAGATGCAGTACCGCCAGGTCAAGGTCCGCAAGGACCCCAACTGCGCGGTCTGCGGTCCGAACGCGACCGTCACCGAACTCATCGACTACGAGGCCTTCTGCGGCGTCGTCTCCGAGGAGGCCCAGCAGGCGGCCGCCGGCTCGACGATCACTCCCAAGCAGCTCAAGGAGTGGATCGACGACGGCGAGAACATCGAGATCATCGATGTCCGCGAGGTCAACGAGTACGAGATCGTCTCGATCCCCGGCGCCAAGCTGATCCCCAAGAACGAGTTCCTCATGGGCACCGCCCTGGAGACGCTCCCGCAGGACAAGAAGATCGTCCTGCACTGCAAGACGGGTGTCCGCAGTGCGGAGGTCCTCGCCGTCCTGAAGTCGGCCGGCTTCGCGGACGCGGTCCACGTCGGCGGCGGCGTGATCGGCTGGGTCAACCAGATCGAGCCCGACAAGCCCGTCTACTAG
- a CDS encoding alpha/beta hydrolase: MPNPSRLRAAALTATVVLLSATLAACGGDSKDEDPTAQKLSWKDCPAPSEAEGGGAAPSPLPNGTKWQCATMKAPLDWSKPKGDTIGLALVRAKASGDKSKRIGSLVFNFGGPGGSGVTTLPAFGEDYATLRTRYDLVSFDPRGVGRSAGVECESDSQLDQYFQQDATPDTAAERTKLLANTKQFNAACEKHSKKMLPQVRTTDAARDMDLMRQVLGDDKLHYFGISYGTELGGVYAHLFPKHVGRAVFDAVVDPTQNSEQGSLGQAKGFQLALDNFADDCTSKTTDCPVGDTAQDVKDRIAKLLKSLDSRPIPGIFPRQLTQTAATNGIAQALYSKDFWEYLTEGLEQAYSGDGKVLMALSDSMNGRSENGEYSNITAANIAINCADDKPRYTAADVERKLPEFRAASPLFGDFLAWGMVSCTDWAVPGAADHPDVSAAGSAPILVVGNTGDPATPYEGARKMVDALGKGVAVELTYKGQGHGAYDSKNKCVQSAVNGYLLNGKVPAAGTVCS, translated from the coding sequence ATGCCGAACCCTTCCCGGCTGCGTGCCGCTGCCCTGACCGCCACCGTCGTCCTGCTGTCCGCCACGCTGGCGGCCTGCGGCGGCGACTCCAAGGACGAGGATCCGACGGCCCAGAAGCTGAGCTGGAAGGACTGTCCGGCCCCGTCCGAGGCGGAGGGCGGCGGCGCCGCGCCGTCGCCGCTGCCGAACGGCACCAAGTGGCAGTGCGCCACCATGAAGGCGCCGCTCGACTGGAGCAAGCCCAAGGGCGACACGATCGGACTCGCCCTGGTGCGGGCGAAGGCCAGCGGCGACAAGAGCAAGCGGATCGGATCGCTCGTCTTCAACTTCGGCGGCCCCGGCGGATCGGGCGTCACCACGCTGCCCGCGTTCGGCGAGGACTACGCGACCCTGCGCACCCGCTACGACCTGGTGAGCTTCGACCCGCGCGGAGTGGGCCGCAGCGCCGGCGTCGAGTGCGAGAGCGACTCCCAGCTCGACCAGTACTTCCAGCAGGACGCCACCCCGGACACCGCGGCCGAGCGCACCAAGCTCCTGGCCAACACCAAGCAGTTCAACGCGGCCTGCGAGAAGCACTCCAAGAAGATGCTCCCCCAGGTGCGCACCACCGACGCGGCCCGCGACATGGACCTGATGCGCCAGGTCCTCGGCGACGACAAGCTGCACTACTTCGGCATCTCCTACGGCACCGAACTCGGCGGCGTCTACGCCCACTTGTTCCCCAAGCACGTGGGGCGTGCCGTCTTCGACGCGGTCGTCGACCCCACCCAGAACTCCGAACAGGGCTCCCTGGGACAGGCCAAGGGCTTCCAGCTCGCGCTCGACAACTTCGCCGACGACTGCACGTCGAAGACCACGGACTGCCCGGTCGGCGACACCGCGCAGGACGTCAAGGACCGCATCGCCAAGCTGCTCAAGAGCCTCGACAGCAGGCCGATCCCCGGGATCTTCCCGCGCCAGCTGACGCAGACCGCCGCCACGAACGGCATCGCGCAGGCGCTGTACTCGAAGGACTTCTGGGAGTACCTCACCGAGGGGCTCGAACAGGCCTACAGCGGTGACGGCAAGGTCCTCATGGCGTTGTCCGACTCGATGAACGGGCGCAGCGAGAACGGCGAGTACAGCAACATCACCGCGGCGAACATCGCCATCAACTGCGCCGACGACAAGCCGAGATACACCGCCGCCGACGTGGAGCGGAAGCTGCCCGAGTTCCGGGCCGCCTCTCCCCTCTTCGGCGACTTCCTCGCCTGGGGCATGGTCAGCTGCACCGACTGGGCCGTGCCGGGCGCGGCCGACCATCCCGATGTGAGCGCGGCCGGTTCGGCGCCGATCCTCGTCGTGGGCAACACCGGTGACCCGGCCACGCCGTACGAGGGCGCTCGGAAGATGGTGGACGCGCTGGGCAAGGGCGTCGCGGTCGAGCTGACGTACAAGGGCCAGGGGCACGGTGCGTACGACAGCAAGAACAAGTGCGTGCAGAGCGCGGTGAACGGCTATCTGCTGAACGGGAAAGTCCCGGCGGCCGGCACCGTCTGCTCCTGA
- a CDS encoding DUF3492 domain-containing protein, giving the protein MRIGLLTEGGYPYVSGDARLWCDRLVRGLGQHEFDIYALSRSERQEDEGWLELPPQVARVRTAPLWTAEDDGVTLGRRARRRFAECYQELAAVLCEGGGQASPEVAEGVPGEQEAPSADVADRFANALYGLAELARDEGGLVGALRSESAVRALERACRAPGALRTAREARVPELLTVAAQLERALRPLSLDWYEDDALGSVDLCHATAGGTAALPGLLAHHFAGVPLLVTEYGVQLRTHYLASADAPPAVRALLAAFHGRLAAETYRRATLITPGNSHTRRWQERCGADRAKLRTVHPGMEATRFAEVGEAPEGADPDTLVWVGRVEPAKDLISLLHAFAEIRKDEPKARLRIVGAPAGAEGEAYLGHCRALAAQLFPDEAEGVHAVGDNPVSFEEIGGPDAPTLAEAYAAGTVIVLSSVVEGFPLSLVEAMFCGRATVSTDVGAVVEVIGGTGLVVPPRNPRALAEACVSLLRDPERRERLGAAARARALELFTVEQNITAFHGIYLEIVSHSPVRRVVLNESGEPLPFAAPAESHVPGRWTGPMARVVARGGPTWATGTPVRATPPLPATEAAR; this is encoded by the coding sequence GTGCGCATAGGACTGCTTACGGAGGGTGGCTATCCGTATGTGAGCGGTGACGCCAGACTCTGGTGCGACCGGCTCGTACGCGGGCTCGGGCAGCACGAGTTCGACATCTACGCGCTCAGCCGCAGCGAGCGCCAGGAGGACGAGGGCTGGCTCGAACTGCCGCCCCAGGTCGCCCGGGTGCGCACCGCGCCGCTGTGGACCGCCGAGGACGACGGGGTGACCCTCGGGCGCCGCGCGCGCCGGCGGTTCGCCGAGTGCTACCAGGAGTTGGCGGCCGTGCTGTGCGAGGGCGGCGGCCAGGCCTCCCCGGAGGTGGCGGAAGGGGTGCCGGGCGAGCAGGAGGCGCCCTCCGCCGATGTGGCGGACCGTTTCGCCAACGCGTTGTACGGGCTCGCGGAACTCGCCCGCGACGAGGGCGGACTCGTAGGCGCGCTGCGCTCCGAGAGCGCCGTACGCGCGCTGGAACGCGCCTGTCGTGCGCCCGGCGCACTCCGCACGGCACGCGAGGCGCGCGTGCCCGAACTCCTCACCGTCGCCGCGCAGTTGGAACGCGCCCTGCGCCCCCTCTCGCTCGACTGGTACGAGGACGACGCCCTCGGCTCCGTGGACCTCTGCCACGCGACGGCCGGCGGCACCGCGGCCCTGCCCGGACTGCTCGCCCACCACTTCGCCGGCGTACCGCTGCTGGTGACCGAGTACGGCGTGCAGCTGCGCACGCACTACCTGGCCTCCGCCGACGCGCCGCCCGCCGTACGGGCCCTGCTCGCCGCCTTCCACGGCAGGCTGGCCGCCGAGACCTACCGGCGGGCCACGCTGATCACCCCGGGCAACAGCCACACCCGCCGCTGGCAGGAACGCTGCGGCGCCGACCGCGCGAAGCTCCGCACGGTCCACCCCGGCATGGAGGCGACCCGCTTCGCTGAGGTCGGCGAGGCGCCCGAGGGCGCGGACCCTGACACGCTCGTATGGGTCGGCCGTGTCGAACCCGCGAAGGACCTGATCTCCCTCCTCCACGCCTTCGCGGAGATCCGCAAGGACGAGCCCAAGGCGCGCCTGCGGATCGTCGGCGCGCCCGCCGGCGCCGAGGGCGAGGCCTACCTCGGCCACTGCCGGGCGCTGGCCGCACAGCTCTTCCCCGACGAGGCCGAGGGCGTGCACGCGGTCGGCGACAACCCGGTGTCCTTCGAGGAGATCGGCGGCCCGGACGCGCCCACGCTCGCCGAGGCGTACGCGGCCGGCACGGTGATCGTCCTTTCGAGTGTCGTCGAGGGCTTCCCCCTGAGTCTCGTCGAGGCCATGTTCTGCGGCCGGGCGACCGTGTCCACGGACGTCGGCGCGGTGGTCGAGGTCATCGGCGGTACGGGGCTCGTCGTGCCCCCGCGCAATCCGCGGGCGCTCGCGGAGGCGTGCGTGAGCCTGTTGCGCGACCCCGAGCGCAGGGAGCGCCTGGGCGCCGCCGCGCGCGCCCGAGCGCTCGAACTGTTCACCGTCGAGCAGAACATCACGGCATTTCACGGCATTTACCTGGAGATCGTCTCGCACTCCCCGGTCCGCCGGGTCGTCCTCAACGAGTCAGGCGAACCCCTCCCCTTCGCGGCCCCGGCCGAGTCCCACGTCCCCGGCCGCTGGACCGGCCCGATGGCCCGCGTCGTGGCCCGCGGCGGCCCCACGTGGGCGACCGGAACGCCGGTACGCGCCACACCTCCCTTGCCCGCCACGGAGGCAGCCCGATGA
- a CDS encoding MGMT family protein — protein MSEESLPDDTGPEHGDALPEYAERVLDVAERIPPGRVMTYGDVAEWLEAGGPRQVGRVMALYGGAVPWWRVVRADGMLLPGHELRALDNYRAEGTPLKEASRAAEGHLPRVDMKRARWDGGERADGHT, from the coding sequence ATGAGCGAGGAGAGCCTTCCGGACGACACCGGCCCCGAGCACGGCGACGCGCTGCCCGAGTACGCGGAGCGCGTCCTCGACGTGGCCGAACGGATTCCGCCCGGGCGCGTCATGACGTACGGCGACGTCGCCGAATGGCTGGAGGCGGGCGGCCCGCGCCAGGTCGGCCGGGTGATGGCCCTCTACGGGGGAGCCGTTCCGTGGTGGCGGGTCGTCCGCGCGGACGGCATGCTGCTCCCGGGCCACGAGTTGCGGGCGCTCGACAACTACCGCGCGGAGGGCACTCCCCTGAAGGAGGCGAGCAGAGCTGCCGAGGGGCACCTGCCGCGCGTCGACATGAAACGGGCGCGATGGGACGGCGGCGAGCGCGCGGACGGTCACACCTGA
- a CDS encoding NAD-dependent epimerase/dehydratase family protein, which produces MRVLLIGANGYLGRFVADRLLADPAVQLTALGRGDDADVRFDLATGSPGALTRFLDAVHPGVVINCAGATRGGARELTRHNTVAVATVCEALRRSGCGARLVQIGCGAEYGPSQPGSSTAEDAVPRPGGPYGVSKLAATELVLGSGLDAVVLRVFSPAGPGTPAGSPLGRLAEAMRRAMQSGDGELKLGGLGAQRDFVDVRDVARAVHAASLSAAQGVINIGSGRAVRLRDAAAVLARVAGYGGALHELDGPPGPLRAAIGHPRTDPDHAAPVAYPYPDGCGSWQQADVRTARDRLGWRPRINLEESLADIWMEAACRI; this is translated from the coding sequence ATGAGGGTCCTGCTGATCGGAGCCAACGGCTACCTCGGCCGCTTCGTCGCCGACCGCCTGCTCGCCGACCCGGCCGTCCAGCTCACCGCGCTCGGCCGCGGCGACGACGCCGACGTCCGCTTCGACCTCGCGACCGGCAGCCCCGGAGCGCTCACCCGGTTCCTGGACGCCGTCCACCCCGGAGTCGTCATCAACTGCGCCGGTGCCACCAGAGGCGGCGCCCGCGAACTCACCCGGCACAACACCGTCGCCGTCGCCACCGTCTGCGAGGCCCTGCGCCGCAGCGGCTGCGGGGCGCGGCTGGTGCAGATCGGGTGCGGCGCGGAGTACGGCCCCAGCCAGCCCGGTTCCTCCACGGCCGAGGACGCCGTACCCCGCCCCGGCGGCCCGTACGGCGTCAGCAAACTCGCCGCCACCGAACTGGTCCTGGGCTCCGGCCTGGACGCCGTCGTGCTGCGCGTCTTCTCGCCCGCCGGACCCGGCACCCCCGCCGGCTCCCCGCTCGGCCGGCTCGCCGAGGCCATGCGCCGGGCCATGCAGTCCGGCGACGGCGAACTCAAACTCGGTGGCCTGGGCGCACAGCGCGACTTCGTCGACGTACGGGACGTGGCCCGCGCCGTCCACGCGGCCTCGCTCTCCGCCGCGCAGGGCGTCATCAACATCGGCTCGGGCCGCGCGGTCCGGCTGCGCGACGCCGCCGCCGTCCTCGCCCGCGTCGCCGGATATGGCGGTGCGCTGCATGAACTTGATGGCCCGCCCGGCCCGTTGCGCGCCGCCATCGGCCATCCCCGCACCGACCCGGACCACGCGGCCCCGGTCGCGTACCCGTACCCGGACGGCTGCGGGAGCTGGCAGCAGGCCGATGTCCGCACCGCGCGCGACCGGCTCGGCTGGCGGCCCCGGATCAACCTGGAGGAGTCCCTCGCCGACATCTGGATGGAGGCGGCATGCCGCATCTGA
- a CDS encoding lysylphosphatidylglycerol synthase transmembrane domain-containing protein: protein MKQQGVHPEDAEGTSDAASRPDTAEAHEQDPPEGSAETPVTDPVPPVPGLDDCGDDPHVEEVEGDEPLLPARVHRPSDLMRLLVGFLAIVVLLAIAAFAHGTTSGLEQDINKGTGQAPDLLIKIAGLASSIAILLVPVAFAIERLIKRDGLRIADGVLAAVLAHGVTLATDLWVAKAAPGSIQEALTQPSPGDIHALTDPVHGYLAPVIAYMTAVGMSRRPRWRSVLWIVLLLDAFSMLVTGYTTPFSIILTVLIGWTVAYGTLYAVGSPNVRPTGRTLMAGLRTVGFHPVGAAREEVVDTENGDRGRRYFVTLEDGPPLDVTVVDREQQAQGFFYRAWRNLTLRGFATRSSLQSLRQALEQEALLAYAAIAAGANAPKLIATSELGPDAVMLVYEHTGGRTLDSLADEEITDDLLRLTWHQVQALQSRRIAHRRLAGDAILVDRSGTVILTDLRGGEIAAGELLLRMDVAQLVTTIGLRVGAERAVASAVGVLGPDAVADCLPMLQPIALSRSTRATLRRLSRERAQRERDAILEASQQTRLARAEAASEGATPVLEKPDKKAVRAEQRAEKRAIDEALDEAREEDLLTQIRHQVLLIRPQAHVEPARLERVRPRTLISFIAGAIGAYFLLTQLTHIEFGPLVANAQWGWVAAAVLFSALSYFAAAMALLGFVPERVPFLRAVAAQVAGSFVKIVAPAAVGGVALNTRFLQRAGVRPGLAVASVGASQLFGLGCHILMLLSFGYLTGTEKTPSLSPSRTVIAGLLTVAVLVLVVTSVPFLRKFLVTRVRSLFAGVIPRMLDVLQRPQKLVTGIGGMLLLTACFVMCLDASIRAFGDQSTSLSLASVAVVFLAGNALGSAAPTPGGVGAVEASLTLGLIAVGLPKEVAAPAVLLYRLLTLWIPVLPGWLFFNHLSRKGSL, encoded by the coding sequence ATGAAGCAGCAGGGTGTGCACCCCGAAGACGCGGAGGGCACCTCTGACGCTGCGTCGCGCCCGGACACCGCCGAGGCCCATGAGCAGGACCCCCCCGAGGGGTCCGCCGAGACGCCCGTGACCGACCCCGTTCCCCCTGTACCGGGCCTGGACGACTGCGGCGACGACCCGCACGTCGAAGAGGTCGAGGGCGACGAACCGCTGCTCCCCGCGCGCGTGCACCGTCCCTCCGATCTCATGCGCCTCCTGGTGGGCTTTCTCGCGATCGTCGTCCTGCTCGCGATCGCCGCGTTCGCCCACGGCACGACCTCGGGGCTCGAGCAGGACATCAACAAGGGCACCGGGCAGGCACCCGACCTGCTGATCAAGATCGCGGGGCTGGCGTCCAGCATCGCCATCCTGCTGGTGCCGGTCGCCTTCGCGATCGAGCGGCTGATCAAGCGGGACGGGCTGCGCATCGCCGACGGCGTACTCGCGGCGGTCCTCGCCCACGGAGTGACACTCGCCACGGACCTGTGGGTCGCCAAGGCCGCCCCGGGCTCGATCCAGGAGGCGCTCACCCAGCCCTCCCCCGGCGACATCCACGCCCTCACCGACCCGGTGCACGGCTATCTGGCGCCCGTCATCGCCTACATGACGGCCGTAGGCATGTCCCGGAGGCCGCGCTGGCGCTCCGTGCTGTGGATCGTGCTGCTGCTCGACGCCTTCTCGATGCTGGTCACCGGGTACACGACGCCGTTCTCGATCATCCTGACGGTGCTCATCGGCTGGACCGTCGCCTACGGGACGCTGTACGCGGTGGGCTCGCCGAACGTGCGGCCCACCGGGCGGACGCTGATGGCGGGCCTGCGGACGGTCGGTTTCCACCCCGTGGGCGCGGCCCGCGAGGAGGTCGTCGACACGGAGAACGGCGACCGTGGCCGGCGCTATTTCGTGACCCTGGAGGACGGTCCGCCGCTGGACGTCACCGTGGTCGACCGGGAACAGCAGGCCCAGGGCTTCTTCTACCGTGCGTGGCGCAATCTGACGCTGCGCGGCTTCGCGACCCGCAGCAGCCTCCAGTCGCTGCGCCAGGCGCTGGAGCAGGAGGCCCTGCTGGCGTACGCGGCGATCGCGGCCGGGGCCAACGCCCCGAAGCTGATCGCGACCTCGGAGCTCGGCCCCGACGCCGTGATGCTCGTCTACGAGCACACCGGTGGGCGCACGCTGGACTCGCTCGCGGACGAGGAGATCACCGACGATCTGCTGCGCCTGACCTGGCACCAGGTGCAGGCCCTGCAGTCGCGGCGCATCGCCCACCGCAGGCTCGCCGGTGACGCGATTCTGGTGGATCGTTCCGGCACGGTGATCCTCACGGACCTGCGCGGCGGTGAGATCGCGGCCGGTGAGCTGCTGTTGCGCATGGACGTCGCCCAGTTGGTGACGACGATCGGCCTGCGGGTGGGCGCCGAGCGCGCGGTGGCCTCGGCGGTCGGTGTCCTCGGTCCCGACGCGGTGGCCGACTGTCTGCCGATGCTCCAGCCGATCGCGTTGTCGCGCTCCACGCGCGCGACGCTGCGACGCCTGTCCAGGGAGCGGGCCCAGCGGGAGCGCGACGCGATCCTGGAGGCGTCCCAGCAGACCAGGCTGGCCCGCGCGGAGGCGGCCTCGGAGGGCGCCACGCCCGTCCTCGAAAAGCCTGACAAGAAGGCCGTGCGCGCGGAGCAGCGGGCCGAGAAGCGAGCCATCGACGAGGCACTGGACGAGGCACGCGAGGAAGACCTCCTCACCCAGATCCGTCATCAGGTGCTGCTGATCAGGCCGCAGGCGCACGTCGAACCGGCCCGTCTGGAGCGGGTGCGGCCGCGCACGCTGATCAGTTTCATCGCGGGCGCGATCGGCGCGTACTTCCTGCTGACGCAGCTCACGCACATCGAGTTCGGTCCGCTCGTCGCCAACGCCCAGTGGGGCTGGGTGGCCGCAGCCGTGCTGTTCTCGGCGCTGAGCTACTTCGCGGCGGCGATGGCCCTCCTGGGGTTCGTGCCGGAGCGGGTGCCGTTCCTGCGGGCCGTGGCGGCGCAGGTCGCCGGGTCGTTCGTGAAGATCGTGGCCCCGGCCGCGGTCGGCGGTGTCGCCCTGAACACGCGCTTCCTGCAGCGTGCCGGGGTGCGGCCCGGGCTCGCGGTGGCGAGTGTGGGCGCGTCGCAGCTGTTCGGTCTCGGCTGCCACATCCTGATGCTGCTGTCGTTCGGCTATCTGACCGGCACCGAGAAGACGCCGTCGCTGTCGCCGTCCCGGACGGTCATCGCCGGTCTGCTGACGGTGGCGGTGCTCGTGCTCGTGGTGACCTCAGTGCCGTTCCTGCGGAAGTTCCTCGTCACGCGCGTGCGGTCGCTTTTCGCGGGTGTCATCCCGCGCATGCTGGACGTGCTCCAGCGGCCGCAGAAGCTGGTCACCGGCATCGGCGGCATGCTGCTGCTGACGGCCTGCTTCGTGATGTGCCTGGACGCGTCGATCCGGGCGTTCGGCGACCAGTCGACGTCGCTCAGCCTGGCCAGCGTCGCCGTCGTCTTCCTCGCGGGCAACGCGCTCGGTTCCGCGGCCCCGACCCCGGGCGGTGTGGGGGCGGTCGAGGCGAGCCTGACGCTCGGTCTGATCGCCGTGGGCCTCCCCAAGGAGGTCGCCGCTCCGGCGGTGCTGCTGTACCGGCTGCTGACGCTGTGGATCCCGGTGCTGCCGGGCTGGCTGTTCTTCAACCACCTGTCCCGCAAGGGCTCCCTGTAG